The Onychomys torridus chromosome 23, mOncTor1.1, whole genome shotgun sequence genome segment taccgggcagagagaataaacaggaggagaaatctaggctcaggagaagggggaggaacaagaaaaggagaaaaagaggaggacatcatgggccaaccacccagcctcacaaccagccatggagtaagaagaaatTGATAggatatagaatagagaaaggtaagagtccagaggcaaaatgtagaagaagAGAAACGGGTTAATATAAGTTCAGTTAGTAAAGCTGACTACAAACAAGCTAAGCTATGACTGGAAAATCATAaatgagtctctgtgtttttttttgtggtagcTGGGTGATGGGCACTCTcccaaaaataaaaccaactacGTGTATGCACAGTGGAATGCCACTCTTCTAGGTTAGAGCTGTATGGTAGGTTTCTTCCTAAACTGTGTGTTTGTCTGATTTCCTAATAAATCAAGCCTGGCTCCTTCGCTAACATATGCAGAGGTAGAATGTAGCTGTCAGGGTGGAGCTGTTGCACAACCTTTCAAGTTGAGGAAACCCACTGTTTGATTCCCCTAGATAAGCAGAACTAATCTCTCCACTTCCAGAATTTGGAAAGGCAGGAGGCCCTCTATCTGGATGGAGATATTGGCTAACCCTTTTGTATATTATTATAGCTGTTGCCTGGTTTCTACTATAAGATCCATAGAGGTGCAGTCTCTTAGTATGAGGACCATGAGCCAATATatcttttaataaattatttggcCCCTATGGTCCCTGCCTTTTTGTTTCTGTCCTACCCCTGGTGGAATAGAGAAGTCATTCTCATTCTACTTCCCAAAGTGAACTTTCTGGGAATGGTCTTAAAAGGCTACAAAACTTCATATGTGCCTCTTTTTCTTATTGACACCATAAGCCTGGGAAAATCACCCCATTTCATGCTATGCTTTATGGATTGTGGATGCAGTAGGGGAGAGGTACATTTGCTGTGAATGTTCTTATGCTCAAAATTTGGATTATGTTCAGATTTACAAACTGCAGAAATGTCAGTTCTGGATCTATACAGGCAAAGACTTGAAGTTATATCTTTACACCACACAGAGAAATTAGCTTCAAGATGATGCATGACAGTATAGAAAAGTTAAGACCATGAAACTCTTACATTATTCTGGTTTTATTGTCATAACCTTGCTCTGTGAGACTCGGCATGGAGGTCACACTCTCTGGTGCCTGTGGGGTGGGAAGGAACACTGTGCCTTCACTGTATGTGGTGTGCAGGCTCAGAGCATCACTGTGTTAGACCTAAGTCAAATGGTTCCTGTGACTACTGTTCATCAGAAACAATACCTGATTAGAGACTTCTTTACTAGTGCACTGGATACACTGCCATGTGATGACTCATTATTCACCACTGGCACTAAGTCCAACATCAGCCCCTTTCTGGAACTATGGTAAAAGGTGGATGCCCTAAGTTCTGATCTGTCTGGTCCTAGGAAAGCAGAGCCCTTGGCCATTGTTCATAGAGTAACTTAATCTGACCATCATTATTGGAGGCAGCAAGTTTTCAGAGCTCAGCTCttcatcttctgacttctgtctGGATATCTGTCAAAAAGCCAGGCTCATAAAGAAAGTCATCCTGTGTTAGAAAGGGTGCTGAAATAACAAACTGATCTAACACagagaatgttttcattttgacaGGGAAAGTGGCTGTGTAATATTGGTTTACTGGAGTCCTACATCAGGGCAGAGTCCCAAGGCTCAAAGTCTGTCAGTCAAGACTACTGAACTCTCAGATCTATGGACTCAGAGCAATGCTGACTTGAACCTGGCCTGTCCTATAAACCATAATGTGTTCTTTAAGGAGAGACCAGTTTTTCTGTGACCTCTAGCtttctctatctatctctttttGGTGACTCTCACTGTCCGTCCTTCTTAGTTTCCCTTCTTATGAAGTATAAACGAGCATGTGATGAGTGTAGAGGATTCTTATAGGGAGCTTCTTaatttttctgaattaaaaaaaatcaaaacatattgtTTGATAAGTCTTCAAAACTGTGTCTGCAGTAGAGGTCATGATCTTTCTGAAACAAAgccataaatttttttaaatctggaaggCACAAAAGTAGTCATTTTAGCCAGTGAGGTTCATTAATTATTCTTCTTTCGAGTAAATCATTAGCACTAAATTTAACCTCTCTTGGAATCTTACAAATACATGTGTCCACTGAGCAAGGTCTGTGCCTCTACTTCAACCAGCTCTATTAGAAGAGCTCAGGTCTCAGCAGCTGGACTGTCCTGGTCTCCACTTCTCCCATGGCTCCTGCAGATCTTCCAGcctcccttcctctgtgtgtgtgtctgctgctgGTCTCTGGCTTTgcccaggcaggcaggctgctggTGGTGCCCATGGATGGGAGCCACTGGTTCACTATGCAGATGGTTGTGGAGAAACTCATCCACAGGGGACATGAGGTGGTGGTAGTCGTGCCAGAGGTGAGTTGGCAACTGGGAAAATCCCTGAATTTGACAGTGAAGACATACTCCACTTCTTACACTCTGGAGGAATTCAATTGTAAGTTCAAGTATTTTTCTGACACTCAATGGAAAGATCCAGAACAAAGGtggctttctttaaaaacaaactcaTCCATAGCGTTTTTCAAATTACTATCTTCACACTGTAGGAGTTTGTTTAATGACAAGAAGTTAGTGGAGTACTTGAAGCAGAGTTCTTTTGATGCTGTGTTTCTCGATCCTTTCGAGGTGTGTGGCTTAACTGTGGCCAAGTATTTGTCACTCCCCTCAGTGATCTTCTCAAGGTATTTCTTTTGCTACCATCTTGAAGCGGGCTCCCAGTGCCCCAGTCCACTGTCTTATGTTCCTAGACTCTTCTCAAAATTCACAGACACCATGACTTTCAAGGAGAGAGTGTCGAACCTTGTTTTCTACATGGAGGAGCGTGCACTTTGCCACTACTTGTTCAAAACTGCTACAGACATTGCCTCCGAAGTTCTGCAGACCCCAGTGACTATGGAGGACCTCTTCAGCCAAGTGTCCATTTGGTTGTTACGCACAGACTTTGTGTTAGATTTCCCCAGACCTGTGATGCCCAACATGGTCTTCATTGGTGGGATCAACTGCCAAAAAAGAAAGACGATTTCCAAGGTACATTTTCTCTCCTTAGCACATGAAGAGAGGCCTGGGTTCAGGCCACCATAAAAGCTCTTTACTGAGTTGTGGTTTATCATGGTTATCACTGCATATGGAATTTTCCTGGGTTATAGAATTGTTTTGTGACAATTCACTAATTAGGAAACAGTTCTATAGAGGTTCCCTATTgatatgcatgtgtacacctgTGTCATAATTGCATATACATTCCTAGATACAGTCtaaatttaaatatgtgtgtgtgccttcctATTTGTGTGTGTAGTTCAGGATCATTATATCAGAAAGGAGAGGGGACAAAGAAAACTTTGCCGAGGAGGAACAAAATGGTCCTGATAGACATGTCAGATGAAAACAGAGAGGGGAATATTCTGGGGTAAGAAGAGAACATATGGAGGGTAAGGCTGGCAGGAGAGAGAGTGGAATAAAGAGGAGGAAAGTCAACATGTCTGACAAAGGCCATAATGCCCCAAATCACTTGTATGTTAActtaggaaagaaattaaaaagacaaaaaaacacttcaagctaCATTTTACTGTTTTTGGAGATGTTTAAGCACACACCAAGCCGTGAATCAGACCTCATTACTTGTCAGC includes the following:
- the LOC118573371 gene encoding UDP-glucuronosyltransferase 1A7-like gives rise to the protein MAPADLPASLPLCVCLLLVSGFAQAGRLLVVPMDGSHWFTMQMVVEKLIHRGHEVVVVVPEVSWQLGKSLNLTVKTYSTSYTLEEFNCKFKYFSDTQWKDPEQRWLSLKTNSSIAFFKLLSSHCRSLFNDKKLVEYLKQSSFDAVFLDPFEVCGLTVAKYLSLPSVIFSRYFFCYHLEAGSQCPSPLSYVPRLFSKFTDTMTFKERVSNLVFYMEERALCHYLFKTATDIASEVLQTPVTMEDLFSQVSIWLLRTDFVLDFPRPVMPNMVFIGGINCQKRKTISKVHFLSLAHEERPGFRPP